One segment of Toxotes jaculatrix isolate fToxJac2 chromosome 8, fToxJac2.pri, whole genome shotgun sequence DNA contains the following:
- the LOC121185592 gene encoding myelin-associated glycoprotein-like isoform X1, translated as MDALKWPLFFLWFCVKVVHQTEGSSWTINLPSSVKGLPGYCVVIPCSFNYPDPERRINKYTGIWMEQAGHAIYHPVESEILQEYRSRTELLGDVTQKNCSLKIDSLKQSDQGPFFFRIDLENYDKFSYKEKTVTITMISGLDINISMQEEVVEGQTVQASCSVSPICPTSPPVFSWSHSGKQHSHSQQLGDGQWVSTATLTFHPTRPDHNKPLLCTVRYKGGQQEISKVLKVNYAPVNVKVTYKSDVKEGEAVQLNCSSNAHPPASSYEWYNETGTQLHRGNLYTLRNVSRHTGALYCTATNKRGQGKSSLVQLRVLYAPEIEDVSSCSLHGDVVKCMCFVTSWPPSMVSFVLSDRVLPVTTIKRHGAITTGTVQMDFGSSEFVRCLANNTVGNASISLSLPVKGKMQNLYIAIGAGVGLVILLITVGFVIKCRRTPGNTATPHMSAMEATKTEERSQCATMKRKQMDCDDEKYQYHTTDHIYGNMETDLDDAIYANM; from the exons ATGGATGCTTTGAAATGGCCTCTGTTCTTTCTGTGGTTCTGCGTTAAAG TTGTTCATCAGACTGAAGGCTCGTCTTGGACCATCAACCTGCCTTCCTCAGTAAAAGGTCTCCCCGGATACTGTGTGGTGATTCCCTGCTCATTTAACTACCCAGACCCCGAGAGGAGGATCAATAAATACACTGGGATTTGGATGGAGCAAGCAGGTCATGCCATCTATCACCCAGTTGAGTCAGAAATTCTGCAGGAGTATCGGAGTCGGACAGAGCTGCTGGGAGACGTCACACAGAAGAACTGTTCACTGAAGATCGATTCCCTCAAACAAAGTGACCaagggcctttttttttcaggattgaTTTGGAAAACTATGACAAGTTTTCTTACAAAGAAAAGACAGTCACCATTACAATGATTA GTGGACTTGACATCAATATTTCTATGCAAGAGGAAGTAGTGGAGGGTCAAACTGTTCAGGCgtcctgctctgtgtctccCATCTGTCCCACCTCTCCCCCTGTCTTCAGCTGGAGTCACTCTGGAAAGCAgcattcacattcacagcagCTTGGAGATGGTCAGTGGGTGTCAACAGCTACTCTGACCTTTCACCCTACCAGACCTGATCACAACAAGCCTTTACTATGCACTGTGAGATACAAGGGAGGGCAGCAGGAAATATCCAAAGTCCTCAAAGTAAATT aCGCCCCAGTGAATGTGAAGGTTACGTACAAGTCTGATGTAAAGGAGGGAGAAGCTGTGCAGCTCAATTGCTCCAGCAATGCTCACCCTCCTGCCAGCAGCTATGAGTGGTACAATGAAACTGGTACTCAGCTTCATCGGGGAAACCTCTACACGTTGCGAAATGTGTCCAGGCACACAGGTGCATTGTACTGTACTGCCACCAACAAACGAGGACAAGGCAAGTCAAGCCTTGTGCAGCTCAGAGTGTTAT ATGCCCCTGAGATTGAGGAtgtctcctcctgctccttacATGGGGATGTGGTAAAGTGTATGTGCTTTGTGACGTCCTGGCCTCCCAGCATGGTCAGTTTTGTGCTTTCTGACAGAGTCCTGCCTGTCACCACGATAAAGAGACATGGAGCTATTACCACTGGGACAGTGCAGATGGACTTTGGATCTTCTGAGTTTGTCCGCTGTCTGGCAAACAACACCGTGGGCAATGCCAGCATCTCACTCTCTTTACCTGTCAAAG GTAAGATGCAGAATCTGTACATCGCCATCGGAGCAGGTGTGGGTTTGGTGATACTTTTAATAACAGTGGGATTTGTTATAAAATG TAGGCGGACACCTGGAAACACGGCAACACCTCACATGAGTGCTATGGAGGCAACCAAAACTGAAGAGCGCTCCCAGTGTGCTACGATGAAAAG AAAACAGATGGACTGCGATGATGAAAAGTATCAGTATCATACCACTGATCACATATACGGCAACATGGAG ACTGACTTGGATGATGCTATATATGCCAATATGTAA
- the LOC121185592 gene encoding myelin-associated glycoprotein-like isoform X3 → MDALKWPLFFLWFCVKVVHQTEGSSWTINLPSSVKGLPGYCVVIPCSFNYPDPERRINKYTGIWMEQAGHAIYHPVESEILQEYRSRTELLGDVTQKNCSLKIDSLKQSDQGPFFFRIDLENYDKFSYKEKTVTITMISGLDINISMQEEVVEGQTVQASCSVSPICPTSPPVFSWSHSGKQHSHSQQLGDGQWVSTATLTFHPTRPDHNKPLLCTVRYKGGQQEISKVLKVNYAPEIEDVSSCSLHGDVVKCMCFVTSWPPSMVSFVLSDRVLPVTTIKRHGAITTGTVQMDFGSSEFVRCLANNTVGNASISLSLPVKGKMQNLYIAIGAGVGLVILLITVGFVIKCRRTPGNTATPHMSAMEATKTEERSQCATMKRKQMDCDDEKYQYHTTDHIYGNMETDLDDAIYANM, encoded by the exons ATGGATGCTTTGAAATGGCCTCTGTTCTTTCTGTGGTTCTGCGTTAAAG TTGTTCATCAGACTGAAGGCTCGTCTTGGACCATCAACCTGCCTTCCTCAGTAAAAGGTCTCCCCGGATACTGTGTGGTGATTCCCTGCTCATTTAACTACCCAGACCCCGAGAGGAGGATCAATAAATACACTGGGATTTGGATGGAGCAAGCAGGTCATGCCATCTATCACCCAGTTGAGTCAGAAATTCTGCAGGAGTATCGGAGTCGGACAGAGCTGCTGGGAGACGTCACACAGAAGAACTGTTCACTGAAGATCGATTCCCTCAAACAAAGTGACCaagggcctttttttttcaggattgaTTTGGAAAACTATGACAAGTTTTCTTACAAAGAAAAGACAGTCACCATTACAATGATTA GTGGACTTGACATCAATATTTCTATGCAAGAGGAAGTAGTGGAGGGTCAAACTGTTCAGGCgtcctgctctgtgtctccCATCTGTCCCACCTCTCCCCCTGTCTTCAGCTGGAGTCACTCTGGAAAGCAgcattcacattcacagcagCTTGGAGATGGTCAGTGGGTGTCAACAGCTACTCTGACCTTTCACCCTACCAGACCTGATCACAACAAGCCTTTACTATGCACTGTGAGATACAAGGGAGGGCAGCAGGAAATATCCAAAGTCCTCAAAGTAAATT ATGCCCCTGAGATTGAGGAtgtctcctcctgctccttacATGGGGATGTGGTAAAGTGTATGTGCTTTGTGACGTCCTGGCCTCCCAGCATGGTCAGTTTTGTGCTTTCTGACAGAGTCCTGCCTGTCACCACGATAAAGAGACATGGAGCTATTACCACTGGGACAGTGCAGATGGACTTTGGATCTTCTGAGTTTGTCCGCTGTCTGGCAAACAACACCGTGGGCAATGCCAGCATCTCACTCTCTTTACCTGTCAAAG GTAAGATGCAGAATCTGTACATCGCCATCGGAGCAGGTGTGGGTTTGGTGATACTTTTAATAACAGTGGGATTTGTTATAAAATG TAGGCGGACACCTGGAAACACGGCAACACCTCACATGAGTGCTATGGAGGCAACCAAAACTGAAGAGCGCTCCCAGTGTGCTACGATGAAAAG AAAACAGATGGACTGCGATGATGAAAAGTATCAGTATCATACCACTGATCACATATACGGCAACATGGAG ACTGACTTGGATGATGCTATATATGCCAATATGTAA
- the LOC121185592 gene encoding Schwann cell myelin protein-like isoform X2 translates to MDALKWPLFFLWFCVKVVHQTEGSSWTINLPSSVKGLPGYCVVIPCSFNYPDPERRINKYTGIWMEQAGHAIYHPVESEILQEYRSRTELLGDVTQKNCSLKIDSLKQSDQGPFFFRIDLENYDKFSYKEKTVTITMISGLDINISMQEEVVEGQTVQASCSVSPICPTSPPVFSWSHSGKQHSHSQQLGDGQWVSTATLTFHPTRPDHNKPLLCTVRYKGGQQEISKVLKVNYAPVNVKVTYKSDVKEGEAVQLNCSSNAHPPASSYEWYNETGTQLHRGNLYTLRNVSRHTGALYCTATNKRGQGKSSLVQLRVLYAPEIEDVSSCSLHGDVVKCMCFVTSWPPSMVSFVLSDRVLPVTTIKRHGAITTGTVQMDFGSSEFVRCLANNTVGNASISLSLPVKGKMQNLYIAIGAGVGLVILLITVGFVIKWRTPGNTATPHMSAMEATKTEERSQCATMKRKQMDCDDEKYQYHTTDHIYGNMETDLDDAIYANM, encoded by the exons ATGGATGCTTTGAAATGGCCTCTGTTCTTTCTGTGGTTCTGCGTTAAAG TTGTTCATCAGACTGAAGGCTCGTCTTGGACCATCAACCTGCCTTCCTCAGTAAAAGGTCTCCCCGGATACTGTGTGGTGATTCCCTGCTCATTTAACTACCCAGACCCCGAGAGGAGGATCAATAAATACACTGGGATTTGGATGGAGCAAGCAGGTCATGCCATCTATCACCCAGTTGAGTCAGAAATTCTGCAGGAGTATCGGAGTCGGACAGAGCTGCTGGGAGACGTCACACAGAAGAACTGTTCACTGAAGATCGATTCCCTCAAACAAAGTGACCaagggcctttttttttcaggattgaTTTGGAAAACTATGACAAGTTTTCTTACAAAGAAAAGACAGTCACCATTACAATGATTA GTGGACTTGACATCAATATTTCTATGCAAGAGGAAGTAGTGGAGGGTCAAACTGTTCAGGCgtcctgctctgtgtctccCATCTGTCCCACCTCTCCCCCTGTCTTCAGCTGGAGTCACTCTGGAAAGCAgcattcacattcacagcagCTTGGAGATGGTCAGTGGGTGTCAACAGCTACTCTGACCTTTCACCCTACCAGACCTGATCACAACAAGCCTTTACTATGCACTGTGAGATACAAGGGAGGGCAGCAGGAAATATCCAAAGTCCTCAAAGTAAATT aCGCCCCAGTGAATGTGAAGGTTACGTACAAGTCTGATGTAAAGGAGGGAGAAGCTGTGCAGCTCAATTGCTCCAGCAATGCTCACCCTCCTGCCAGCAGCTATGAGTGGTACAATGAAACTGGTACTCAGCTTCATCGGGGAAACCTCTACACGTTGCGAAATGTGTCCAGGCACACAGGTGCATTGTACTGTACTGCCACCAACAAACGAGGACAAGGCAAGTCAAGCCTTGTGCAGCTCAGAGTGTTAT ATGCCCCTGAGATTGAGGAtgtctcctcctgctccttacATGGGGATGTGGTAAAGTGTATGTGCTTTGTGACGTCCTGGCCTCCCAGCATGGTCAGTTTTGTGCTTTCTGACAGAGTCCTGCCTGTCACCACGATAAAGAGACATGGAGCTATTACCACTGGGACAGTGCAGATGGACTTTGGATCTTCTGAGTTTGTCCGCTGTCTGGCAAACAACACCGTGGGCAATGCCAGCATCTCACTCTCTTTACCTGTCAAAG GTAAGATGCAGAATCTGTACATCGCCATCGGAGCAGGTGTGGGTTTGGTGATACTTTTAATAACAGTGGGATTTGTTATAAAATG GCGGACACCTGGAAACACGGCAACACCTCACATGAGTGCTATGGAGGCAACCAAAACTGAAGAGCGCTCCCAGTGTGCTACGATGAAAAG AAAACAGATGGACTGCGATGATGAAAAGTATCAGTATCATACCACTGATCACATATACGGCAACATGGAG ACTGACTTGGATGATGCTATATATGCCAATATGTAA